GATTTTCTTTTTTTAAGTACGAACAAGCACTTTTCTGAGCCGTTGTCCTTGACTTATTGAGTGGTTTTGTATAGTCAGTATTTAGCGTAAGGAACAATGATTCCTTAGCCATACAAGGACTTAACGAAAATAAAATAAACCAAACCAATAAGATGTGCCTAAAGTTTTTGATATGGTTTTCAATTTTCGTCATTGCTGTAAATATACAGATAAAATATGATTGGAGTCGCTCAGTCATTAAAGCATGTTTATTCGGCTGTGCTATTCTTGGCTAATAGTTGCTATTGTTTGAGAAGGAAAGTTCATGAGACCGCAGGTTGTTCGACCGAATAAAGCTTTCAAAACTTAATAGAAGCACCATAAACAATCTGACAAATTAGTTTTAAATGCAGGATTGTTTTTAAGGCTTGAGTTGGGGGAATTTTTACTGATTAGAAATCTAAAATCCAATAAGTTATTTGTGATTGAATTTCAAAATACGAAATTCGCATATAGAGCTGAATCGGCAGAACTTTGGTTCTCATAAATAGTTAGTAGCAACCATTTTAAAACGGCTACGCGAAATAGGAGAGACTATAAGGCAAATTATAAACTGAAAATGGAACAAAACAATAACGGACAGAATAACAGCAGACGGACAGCGACGCCCTTTGCCCAAACTTACTTTCACGGAACAAAAGCCGACTTGAAAGTTGGCGATTTGATTGAACCTGGTTTTAACTCAAACTTTGGACAAAGAAAAAACGCAAAATACATTTTTTTATCTGCTACATTGGACGCCGCAATATGGGGTGCAGAACTGGCCTTTGGCAACGGACGAGAAAGAATTTATTTGGTAGAACCAACAGGACAAATTGAGGATGATCCCGATTTGACAGACAAGAAGTTTCCAGGAAATCAACTAAATCTTATCGTTCAACCAAACCTTTTAGAGTTGTAGGCGAAGTAACCGCTTGGCAAGGGCACTCGGCTGAACAAGTAAAGACAATGAAAGAACATCTTGAAAGACTTAACGAGCAAGGGATTGAATCATTAAATGACTAAAGAAATGGCGAAAAGTAAATTAATTGAGATGCACAACGTTGGTATCGTTGTAGAATCTCTTGACAAGGTAATCCCTTTTTTTGAAGAAATTGGTCTTACACTTCAAGGCAGAATGATAGTTGAAGGCGAATGGGCTGGGAGAGTAACAGGTTTAGGTAACCAAACCGTAGAAATTGCAATGATGGAGACTCCTGATGGCCATTCACGGCTTGAGCTGTCTCAATTTATTGTACCTAAAGTAGTTTCAGACCACAGAAAAGCTCCAGTAAATTCTCTTGGTTATCTCAGAGTAATGTTTAGGGTTGATAATTTGGAAGAACTTGTAAAGAGACTTATTAGTAAAGGGTACGTTCTTGTTGGGGAAATTGTTCAATACGAGAATACGTATAAGCTCTGTTATATTCGTGGTGAAGAAGGACTGCTTGTTGGGTTAGGTCAAGAAATTAAATCTTAAAAACGTAAACAACCAATCGCTAATACTGTCATCGGTAAATATGCGGTATTGAGGCGAAAGAGAGGCTGTTCCGCATATATAATGAACTCTATATAAGATGAAGTTCTATAGTTTCGAATTTATTGTAAAACTTATCATTATCATTTTATAACATCTTAAAA
This genomic interval from Pseudopedobacter saltans DSM 12145 contains the following:
- a CDS encoding VOC family protein, whose product is MAKSKLIEMHNVGIVVESLDKVIPFFEEIGLTLQGRMIVEGEWAGRVTGLGNQTVEIAMMETPDGHSRLELSQFIVPKVVSDHRKAPVNSLGYLRVMFRVDNLEELVKRLISKGYVLVGEIVQYENTYKLCYIRGEEGLLVGLGQEIKS